The sequence below is a genomic window from Pygocentrus nattereri isolate fPygNat1 chromosome 16, fPygNat1.pri, whole genome shotgun sequence.
TGAAAGGACTATAGAGACCTGCGAGGAAAGGCTTGGGCATGAATATGTATGAAACAAGAGTTGGAATCAGTGGCTCTTTTTGGAGGATCCAAACCCAGAGAATCCCATTACAGCAGCCATTTCATCGTCCTCTTCAAAATTAAGGTCTTCCTCtgcctttctcttcttttcttttagcTTCTCTTTTTTGTAGGCCTTTGCTTTTTCCtcctgaataaaaataataataataataataaataataataaaatcaagatataatatataaaaatatccaCAAGAAAGCCAGAGGGACTCCGATCTTCAGAAATAACTTAATGTATAGAATAACattcaaaatacaaatatataaatattcttTACTCAGAggtactttaaaaaaaacaaacaaaacaactaaaGTTCGTTTTACACTGTGCAATTACAGCAGTATTGTACATTTAATGCATGGCACACTGCAGGAAATGCTACAAAGAAAATCTTGCCCAAAGTCCACGTCAGACTGTGCGAATTCAGTTATGCTGCACATCCGATCATATGATAAAAATTTTCAGACAGATATACAATGCAAGAAAAGGGTGATATTTTAcatgctttttcttttgttgccAACATAATAGCAGTGATGCCTTGCCTGGGAgggaggtaaaaaaaaaaaaaaaaaaaaaaaaaaaaacaaacgacAAAAACATACTAAAATGTTTGAGATGGAGAGGACAGAGTTATGCTTGTCTGGGAGAAAAGGCTACACAGAATGCTCATTCTCCAAAGTGAACTTCAGGTCAGTAGGCTCATTCTTCTGTCTGATGCAGTAACTAAATCGGCTATTACACTGTAGCTCACTCTATACGTGAACTGAAGGATGAGCCAGATAATGTAAGCTAATATTCTTATaatgataatgtaataatgtaagcTAATATTCTTAAACTTCTGAGcaagctgattttttttcacacataatttatcatccctctctctctcacgcacacatGTAATTCCATGCTGCTCCTTAGTGGTTGTTTTCAGCTGTGTGTTGCCGTGTGTTGTAGAGTTTTGGTCACAGAGGTACTAAATTGGCTGGAAAGCACGTCAAAAATAATTCAAAGACCACAAATTTTAACTCCCAATCAAAGAATTTACTCATGTTTTTTTGTCTGCATTGTCATGACAACTACCACAAAGTAAACTTGTCTTAACAAAGGAGttaatcagttttaaaaaaaattgaattccATAACAAACCTCTTCTCTTAACTCCTTCATTCGTTCCTCAAAATCATActccttctgtttttcctccatCTTCTTCTTGTTTATCTCAAAGCGTTTTTTAACCTGATCCAATGAGGAGCGTTCCACTCGCATGGACATTCCCAGGTTCCTCTGGTCTAGAGAAAGAAGACCAGTGTTTCAATCTTTGCGTTCATAGTGTGTTGTAATTTACATTtgataaagcagaaaatgaaagaacGAAATACTCACGTTTCTTGCCATTGATATGATCCAAAAAGTTGATGGAATCTTtcacaacacaatcacaaaCATTGCAGTAGTACCTGaatttaaacaacaacaacaaaaaagcattAATGCTAATAAGAATCATTATAAATAACAGTCATAGTAAAATGTAAACCAAAAAATTTACTTCAGgacaaatacatataaaatgaatatcatTTAATTTGGCCAAATCACTCAGTTTTTTAATAAGAGAACATAAcccatattttttgtttttattaagaGAGAAttaactgtctgtctgccctgtgattgactggcgacctgtccaggttatatcctgccttctgcccaatgactgctgggataggctccagcaccccccgcaaccctaacggagaagcggcttggaaaaaaaatgattttctgcAAAGCTTAACCTCtttaatcatattttatttgttgtaaAAAGTGAAACATCAGCAGGTCTGAccgcaaaacaaacaaaaaaataatgccAAAAATAACTGTTTGTCTATGTATCTCatatattttgacaaaaacacaattctaatttttaaaattaattcatGGCTGTTTGGCCAAATTATACACAAAAATAAGATACAATTA
It includes:
- the zmat2 gene encoding zinc finger matrin-type protein 2 — protein: MASGSGAKNDFRRKWDKDEYEQLARKRLTEEREKKDGKPMPPVKRELLRHRDYKVDLESKLGKTIVITKTTPQAEMGGYYCNVCDCVVKDSINFLDHINGKKHQRNLGMSMRVERSSLDQVKKRFEINKKKMEEKQKEYDFEERMKELREEEEKAKAYKKEKLKEKKRKAEEDLNFEEDDEMAAVMGFSGFGSSKKSH